In Oceanobacillus sp. FSL K6-2867, one DNA window encodes the following:
- a CDS encoding CpsB/CapC family capsule biosynthesis tyrosine phosphatase, giving the protein MIDIHSHILPGVDDGAKTEEDSLEMARAAVAQGITTIIATPHHRNGKYDNDAHSILNHVAILNELFAKENIDLQVLAGQETRINGDMVEDIEKGELLPLNGSKYLFVEFPSGQVPRYASQMLFDIQVAGYTPIIVHPERNQELIEHPAKLYEFVKKGALTQVTAASLLGKFGKNIQKFSNQLIESNLTHFIASDAHNTNSRGFVMDEAFQQLKRTYGSDYHYMFLENSQLLVENSNVNRMEPVMIKKKKFLGLF; this is encoded by the coding sequence GTGATTGATATACATTCTCACATCTTACCTGGAGTAGATGATGGAGCTAAAACAGAAGAAGACAGCTTAGAAATGGCAAGAGCAGCAGTGGCTCAAGGGATAACGACAATAATCGCAACCCCTCACCATAGAAACGGAAAATATGATAATGACGCACATTCTATCCTAAATCATGTAGCAATTTTAAATGAACTGTTTGCAAAAGAAAATATTGATTTGCAAGTACTGGCAGGTCAGGAAACACGCATCAATGGAGATATGGTGGAAGACATTGAAAAGGGAGAACTCTTGCCTTTAAACGGATCCAAATATTTATTCGTGGAATTTCCGTCAGGTCAGGTTCCGAGATATGCTAGTCAAATGCTATTTGATATTCAGGTCGCGGGCTATACGCCAATTATCGTTCACCCGGAACGAAATCAAGAGCTGATTGAGCATCCTGCAAAGCTCTATGAATTTGTCAAAAAGGGTGCTTTAACACAGGTGACGGCAGCGAGCCTGTTAGGGAAATTTGGAAAAAATATTCAAAAGTTCTCAAATCAGCTGATTGAATCAAATCTTACACATTTTATTGCATCCGATGCACATAATACAAATTCACGTGGTTTTGTAATGGATGAAGCATTCCAGCAATTAAAGCGCACATATGGCAGTGATTATCACTATATGTTTTTGGAAAACAGTCAGCTGTTAGTTGAAAACAGCAATGTGAACCGTATGGAGCCAGTAATGATAAAGAAAAAGAAATTTCTTGGCTTGTTTTAA
- a CDS encoding CpsD/CapB family tyrosine-protein kinase, producing the protein MARKKQFKNNKMRHLITKISPRSPISEQYRTVRTNLQFASADEEIQTLLLTSAGPSEGKSMTTANLAVVYAQQGKKVLLIDADLRKPTIHYTFRLDNLKGLSNVLVGDIPLQEAIVPNAVQDLDLISCGPIPPNPSELLGSKRMQRMIAEARELYDVIIFDTPPVLAVTDAQILSALVDGSILVVRSKSTETESAQKAIESLRAVNAKVLGTVLNDRDKKESNQYYYYGS; encoded by the coding sequence ATGGCGCGAAAAAAACAATTTAAGAATAATAAAATGCGTCACTTAATTACGAAAATAAGTCCACGCTCACCTATTTCGGAACAGTATCGTACTGTTCGTACAAACCTGCAATTTGCTTCTGCAGATGAAGAAATTCAAACATTGCTGTTAACCTCTGCTGGTCCATCTGAAGGGAAGTCGATGACGACAGCGAATCTTGCAGTTGTATACGCGCAGCAAGGGAAAAAGGTGCTTTTAATTGATGCGGACTTACGTAAACCGACGATCCATTATACATTTCGCTTGGATAACCTGAAAGGACTTAGCAATGTGCTAGTTGGAGACATTCCTTTACAGGAAGCAATCGTCCCAAATGCGGTACAGGACTTAGACTTAATCTCTTGCGGCCCAATCCCGCCAAATCCTTCTGAGCTGCTCGGTTCAAAGCGGATGCAGCGGATGATTGCGGAAGCGCGTGAGCTTTATGATGTCATTATTTTTGATACACCACCAGTGCTTGCAGTAACAGATGCACAAATTCTATCTGCTCTAGTTGATGGATCCATACTTGTAGTACGAAGCAAGAGTACGGAAACAGAATCAGCGCAAAAGGCAATTGAATCACTAAGAGCAGTGAATGCAAAAGTACTTGGAACGGTATTAAATGACCGGGATAAGAAAGAATCCAATCAGTATTACTATTATGGCAGTTAA
- a CDS encoding nucleotide sugar dehydrogenase, whose translation MLTTKEKGNQLAEKLIEKLNNKTAVIGVVGLGYVGLPLAVEKAKAGYNVIGFDVQESKVDEVNQGVNYIGDVVDEELQELVTKKKLKATTDYSFIKEVDAVAICVPTPLDIYKQPNTNYVESSAHEISDHLHEGMLVVLESTTYPGTTEELLKPILEQSGLNCGEDFFLAYSPERVDPGNKQFKTKNTPKVVGGMTENCTNAAATLYGNVLESDIHRVSSPAVAEMEKIHENTFRNINIALANEMAVLCNKMGIDVWEVIDAAATKPYGFMPFYPGPGLGGHCIPIDPWYLTWKAREHSYHTKLIETAGEINNDMPDYVVKRIMEILNKDKIALNGANILVLGVAYKKDIDDYRESPVLPILEKLDVAGADWKVVDPYVKEFKYKNSIQSPIENVTTEMLESADLVLIATDHSDFNYEEILLNSKAIFDTRNSFRHEVNNNSYFRL comes from the coding sequence ATGTTAACAACTAAAGAAAAAGGAAATCAACTTGCAGAAAAATTAATTGAAAAACTAAATAATAAAACTGCTGTAATAGGTGTTGTAGGATTAGGTTATGTAGGTTTGCCTTTAGCAGTTGAAAAAGCAAAAGCTGGCTATAATGTAATTGGATTTGATGTACAAGAATCAAAAGTGGATGAAGTTAATCAAGGGGTTAATTACATTGGAGATGTAGTTGATGAAGAACTTCAAGAATTAGTAACAAAGAAAAAGCTAAAAGCAACAACTGATTATTCGTTTATTAAAGAAGTAGATGCGGTTGCTATTTGTGTACCAACACCTTTAGATATATATAAACAACCAAATACAAATTATGTTGAAAGTTCTGCGCATGAAATCTCTGATCATCTTCATGAAGGAATGTTAGTAGTACTTGAGAGTACTACTTATCCAGGAACTACAGAAGAATTATTAAAGCCTATATTAGAACAAAGTGGACTAAACTGTGGAGAGGACTTTTTCTTAGCTTATTCTCCAGAGCGAGTTGATCCAGGTAACAAACAATTTAAGACGAAGAATACTCCAAAAGTTGTCGGGGGAATGACTGAGAACTGCACTAATGCAGCTGCGACTCTATATGGTAATGTATTAGAGAGTGATATTCATCGAGTTTCTAGCCCAGCGGTTGCTGAAATGGAAAAAATTCATGAGAATACATTCCGAAATATTAACATTGCTTTAGCTAATGAAATGGCTGTTTTATGTAATAAAATGGGCATTGATGTTTGGGAGGTAATCGATGCAGCTGCTACAAAGCCATATGGATTTATGCCCTTTTATCCGGGACCAGGATTGGGCGGACACTGTATACCAATCGATCCATGGTATCTGACTTGGAAGGCGCGTGAGCATAGCTATCATACAAAGTTAATTGAAACAGCTGGTGAAATAAATAATGATATGCCTGATTATGTTGTGAAACGTATTATGGAGATTTTAAATAAAGATAAAATTGCATTAAATGGGGCTAACATATTAGTACTTGGTGTTGCTTATAAGAAGGATATTGATGATTATAGAGAATCACCTGTACTTCCTATTTTAGAGAAACTAGATGTTGCAGGTGCAGATTGGAAAGTAGTTGATCCGTATGTGAAGGAGTTTAAATATAAAAATAGTATTCAATCACCTATAGAAAATGTAACAACTGAAATGTTAGAAAGTGCGGATTTAGTGTTAATTGCTACTGACCACAGTGATTTTAATTATGAGGAAATATTACTAAATTCAAAAGCTATATTTGATACCAGAAATTCTTTTAGACATGAAGTAAATAATAATAGCTATTTTAGATTGTAA
- a CDS encoding oligosaccharide flippase family protein → MLKQFMSNEFNKNVLKLMTGATIAQAIPVAISPILTRLYTPEDFGVLTIFIALTAIFGSIVNARYELAIVLPEKEEDSINLVALSILIAIFISSLLLVAILLFKNSIILLLGNDQIGLWLYFVPLTVLFIGIFNSLNYLNTRLKMFGVIAKVKVVKSVSLAIVQLGLGFLKVGAGGLVSGQIVSHVFANGKLAKEVFSNKALLSYIRIKDMVRLGKRYSSFPKYSMGAVLANNLSQHLISFFLPALYSISSVGFYGLVNRILGMPSTIIGNSVGQVFFQRASEEKLIHGNAKATFNSTLKKLLIISTPLFIIFFIAAEDLVAFVFGEDWREAGLYSSILAPLFMIRFINTPLSTITSIFEKNHVALIMQLSYLIVTIVLFLIAYYFRMSIIHFLVMYSVVLFLYNCVRLFIFKRISTGEE, encoded by the coding sequence ATGTTAAAGCAATTTATGTCAAATGAATTTAATAAAAATGTACTTAAGTTAATGACTGGAGCTACTATTGCCCAAGCGATACCAGTAGCAATATCGCCAATATTAACTCGCTTATATACCCCAGAGGATTTTGGGGTTTTAACTATATTTATTGCATTGACAGCCATATTTGGATCAATTGTTAATGCCAGGTATGAGTTAGCAATTGTTTTACCTGAAAAAGAAGAAGATTCAATTAATCTTGTTGCTCTATCAATTTTAATAGCGATATTTATAAGTTCCCTCTTGCTAGTAGCTATTTTGTTGTTTAAGAATAGCATTATATTATTATTAGGAAATGATCAAATTGGCTTATGGCTATATTTTGTTCCTTTGACTGTTTTATTTATTGGTATTTTTAATTCGTTAAATTACCTTAATACTAGATTGAAAATGTTTGGTGTTATTGCTAAAGTTAAGGTGGTAAAATCAGTATCTTTGGCTATTGTACAACTTGGTCTAGGTTTTTTGAAAGTGGGCGCAGGGGGCCTAGTAAGTGGACAAATTGTGTCACATGTATTTGCTAATGGGAAATTAGCAAAGGAAGTATTTAGCAATAAAGCGCTCCTTTCATATATAAGAATAAAGGATATGGTTCGATTAGGAAAAAGATACTCTAGTTTTCCTAAATATTCGATGGGAGCGGTTTTGGCTAATAATTTATCTCAGCATTTAATAAGTTTTTTCCTACCAGCATTGTACAGTATCTCTAGTGTAGGTTTCTATGGATTAGTGAACAGAATACTTGGGATGCCATCAACTATTATAGGAAACTCAGTTGGACAAGTGTTTTTTCAACGGGCCTCTGAGGAGAAATTAATTCATGGTAATGCAAAAGCTACTTTCAATTCTACTTTAAAAAAGTTATTAATAATTTCTACTCCATTATTTATAATATTTTTTATTGCGGCAGAGGATTTAGTTGCATTTGTCTTTGGAGAAGATTGGAGAGAAGCAGGTTTATATTCTTCTATATTGGCGCCTTTATTTATGATTCGTTTTATTAATACACCATTAAGTACTATAACCAGTATTTTTGAAAAAAATCACGTAGCATTGATAATGCAGTTATCGTATCTAATTGTTACTATAGTTTTATTCTTGATTGCATATTATTTTAGGATGAGCATTATTCATTTTTTGGTTATGTATTCAGTAGTTCTATTTCTATATAACTGTGTAAGATTATTTATATTTAAAAGAATAAGTACAGGTGAAGAGTAA
- a CDS encoding nucleoside-diphosphate sugar epimerase/dehydratase: MSYRKRLTFLILLDSVIVSTAIFIATWVVYPAHTEILRNEAILWSAIALLIFHHLFASIYKLYNKVWAYASVGELVTIVKAITFSIIGAGIVQYFINDFSLYSRALLVTWMLHILLIGGSRFVWRIFRDSYIKNETEQKKTLIVGAGAAGAMIARQLKNEHNSELKPIAFVDDDMSKQKMQVYDLPVEGTTRDIAAVVENLQIEHIVIAIPSLRNGELEKIVAECNKANVKVQMIPKIEDLMTGKISVSHLKNVEVEDLLGREPVKLDIGAISEYVTGSTVMVTGAGGSIGSEICRQLMRFSPKKILLVGHGEFSIYSIDMELKNKYHDTETEIIPIIGDVQDRERMFNIVEEHQPRIIYHAAAHKHVPLMEYNPHEAVKNNVIGTKNVAEAADTFGVQTFVMVSTDKAVNPTNVMGATKRVAEMVVQHMAQQSKTKFVAVRFGNVLGSRGSVIPLFKKQIEKGGPVTVTDPEMTRYFMTIPEASRLVIQAGTLAKGGEIFVLDMGEPVKIVDLAKNLIKLSGYTAEEIPIEFSGIRPGEKMYEELLGEDEVHPGEVYEKIYVGRTVEVDTEMVLNLIKQFDSYEQSRLKDELMNIVYAERKMLAVKGF, encoded by the coding sequence ATGTCCTATCGTAAGAGACTAACATTCCTGATCTTACTAGATTCCGTAATTGTCAGTACTGCTATATTTATAGCTACTTGGGTCGTTTATCCAGCGCATACTGAAATTTTGCGGAATGAAGCAATCTTATGGAGCGCAATTGCACTATTAATTTTTCATCATTTATTTGCATCCATCTATAAGCTCTATAATAAAGTCTGGGCATATGCGAGTGTTGGAGAATTAGTAACGATTGTTAAGGCAATTACCTTCTCGATCATTGGAGCAGGGATTGTGCAATATTTTATCAATGATTTTTCACTTTATTCACGAGCATTGCTGGTTACATGGATGCTCCATATTTTATTAATCGGTGGATCACGCTTTGTGTGGCGAATCTTCCGAGACAGTTACATAAAGAATGAAACCGAGCAAAAGAAAACCTTAATTGTGGGGGCAGGGGCAGCCGGAGCAATGATTGCTCGCCAGCTGAAAAATGAGCATAACTCAGAATTAAAACCAATTGCCTTTGTTGACGATGATATGAGCAAACAAAAAATGCAAGTCTATGATTTACCTGTAGAAGGAACAACGAGAGATATTGCAGCAGTTGTTGAAAACTTGCAAATCGAGCACATCGTTATTGCCATTCCATCCTTACGTAATGGTGAATTAGAGAAAATTGTCGCAGAATGCAATAAAGCAAACGTAAAGGTCCAAATGATTCCCAAAATCGAGGACCTTATGACTGGAAAAATATCTGTCAGTCATTTAAAAAATGTCGAGGTCGAGGATTTGCTCGGTCGAGAACCTGTAAAACTTGATATTGGTGCAATTTCTGAATATGTGACAGGAAGCACGGTTATGGTTACGGGGGCAGGTGGATCGATTGGGTCTGAAATATGCCGCCAGTTGATGCGTTTTTCACCGAAAAAGATTTTGTTAGTTGGTCATGGAGAATTCAGCATTTATTCAATTGATATGGAACTTAAAAACAAATACCATGATACAGAAACAGAAATCATTCCAATTATCGGTGATGTCCAAGACCGTGAGCGTATGTTCAACATCGTTGAAGAGCATCAACCTAGAATCATTTACCATGCGGCAGCACATAAGCACGTACCATTGATGGAATATAACCCTCATGAAGCAGTCAAAAATAATGTGATTGGCACGAAGAATGTGGCGGAAGCTGCGGATACATTTGGTGTCCAAACGTTTGTGATGGTCTCGACAGATAAAGCAGTAAACCCAACAAATGTAATGGGGGCAACAAAACGAGTTGCCGAAATGGTTGTCCAGCATATGGCACAGCAAAGTAAAACAAAATTTGTCGCTGTCCGATTCGGCAATGTACTTGGAAGCCGTGGCAGTGTTATTCCTTTATTTAAGAAGCAAATTGAAAAAGGCGGCCCAGTGACTGTAACGGATCCAGAGATGACACGCTATTTTATGACGATTCCTGAAGCTTCTAGACTTGTGATTCAAGCTGGAACACTTGCTAAAGGTGGCGAAATATTCGTGCTTGATATGGGTGAGCCTGTTAAGATTGTTGACCTTGCTAAAAATCTTATTAAACTATCAGGTTATACCGCAGAAGAGATTCCAATTGAATTTTCGGGGATTCGTCCAGGTGAGAAGATGTATGAAGAGCTATTAGGTGAAGATGAGGTTCATCCTGGTGAGGTTTATGAGAAGATTTATGTTGGTCGAACAGTTGAAGTGGATACGGAAATGGTGCTTAATTTGATTAAGCAGTTTGATAGTTATGAACAGTCACGCTTGAAAGATGAGCTAATGAATATTGTTTATGCAGAACGAAAAATGCTAGCTGTAAAAGGCTTTTAA
- a CDS encoding Gfo/Idh/MocA family oxidoreductase has translation MNFAIVGCGFIAKKHANAIKEVENANLVAVSDKLPSAMQQYVVEYGANAYEDLDEMLLREDIDVVSVCTPTGLHAPLAIKVANANKHVILEKPIAMTLEETDKIIDACNLNDVKLSIVHPNRFRPVVKELRKILNQNLLGKISHANAIVNWNRNQEYYDQALWRGTKEFDGGALMNQAIHNLDLLLWFMGEPEQIFSMEATRLRKIEAEDVSAGVIRFKSGALGLVEASTTAYGQNFEESITLFGEKGTVKIGGKNAIYFEHLEIEGMDESEISKIKEKIKEDPFGIPGHQCIIDDMVKAIVENRQPAVSGEEGRKSLELVLSFYESAKNNQPIQLTKEKEYVNN, from the coding sequence ATGAATTTTGCAATTGTAGGCTGTGGTTTTATTGCTAAAAAACATGCGAATGCCATAAAAGAGGTTGAAAATGCTAATTTAGTAGCTGTAAGTGATAAGTTGCCTTCAGCAATGCAACAATATGTTGTAGAATATGGTGCAAACGCATATGAAGATTTAGATGAAATGTTACTTAGAGAGGACATAGATGTCGTTTCTGTATGTACACCAACAGGTTTACACGCCCCACTAGCTATTAAAGTAGCTAATGCTAATAAGCATGTTATTTTAGAAAAGCCCATTGCGATGACTTTAGAAGAAACAGATAAGATTATTGATGCTTGTAATCTAAATGATGTAAAACTCTCGATTGTACATCCTAACCGTTTTAGACCAGTAGTGAAGGAATTACGTAAAATACTCAATCAAAATCTACTAGGTAAAATTAGTCATGCAAACGCAATCGTAAACTGGAATAGAAATCAGGAGTATTATGACCAAGCTTTATGGCGCGGTACAAAAGAGTTTGATGGAGGAGCATTGATGAACCAAGCAATTCATAATCTTGATTTACTATTATGGTTTATGGGTGAACCTGAACAAATATTTAGTATGGAGGCAACAAGATTACGTAAAATCGAGGCAGAGGATGTTTCTGCTGGTGTTATTAGATTTAAATCTGGTGCCTTAGGATTAGTAGAGGCTTCCACTACAGCTTATGGGCAAAATTTCGAGGAGTCAATTACGTTGTTTGGTGAAAAAGGTACTGTAAAAATTGGTGGGAAAAATGCTATATACTTCGAACATTTAGAGATTGAGGGGATGGACGAAAGTGAAATAAGTAAGATTAAAGAAAAAATAAAAGAAGATCCATTCGGTATACCGGGTCACCAATGTATTATTGATGATATGGTAAAGGCAATTGTGGAGAACAGACAACCTGCAGTTTCAGGTGAAGAAGGTAGAAAATCGTTGGAATTAGTACTTTCATTCTACGAATCTGCAAAAAATAATCAACCAATCCAACTAACAAAGGAGAAAGAATATGTTAACAACTAA
- a CDS encoding LuxR C-terminal-related transcriptional regulator: MTTVLYISKAPFTELIIQSIEEHSDMELIGYVSYQTAGLEMNMQPDVVLLDTELIPIPEVTGAIKYLKDANPFVKIITLVAVPQLDDTIPLIEAGSDSIIEKQKDFETRVIPIILTIQNAHFFIPSSVLINLLKSLDELKKDNFDLFQKRLSENAIHISTKESLVAYLLKQNLRNSEIAERIQLKEGTVKVHISQIYKKINIKKRKNVVHYLNKIMSNRVRNEESGQMD, from the coding sequence ATGACGACTGTTTTATACATAAGTAAGGCTCCATTTACTGAATTGATTATACAGAGCATTGAGGAACATTCAGATATGGAGTTAATTGGATATGTATCGTATCAAACTGCCGGTCTTGAAATGAACATGCAGCCGGATGTTGTTTTACTGGATACGGAACTAATACCAATACCTGAAGTGACGGGTGCTATTAAATATTTAAAAGATGCTAACCCCTTTGTGAAGATTATCACATTAGTAGCTGTTCCACAGCTGGATGATACTATTCCACTTATTGAAGCTGGCAGTGACAGTATCATCGAGAAGCAAAAGGACTTCGAAACGAGAGTAATTCCAATCATACTTACTATCCAAAATGCACATTTTTTTATTCCTTCCAGTGTACTCATAAATCTATTAAAAAGTCTGGATGAATTAAAGAAAGACAACTTTGACCTGTTTCAGAAACGACTCTCAGAAAATGCTATTCATATTTCTACGAAAGAATCGCTTGTTGCTTACTTACTCAAGCAAAATTTACGAAATAGCGAAATCGCAGAGCGTATCCAGTTAAAAGAGGGGACTGTAAAGGTACATATTAGTCAAATTTATAAGAAAATTAACATTAAAAAGAGGAAAAATGTGGTACACTATTTAAATAAAATTATGTCGAATCGTGTACGTAACGAAGAATCAGGTCAAATGGATTAA
- a CDS encoding polysaccharide deacetylase family protein, with protein MLEISIPNSYKEERNYIIKVLLEEFLGLKMKIFYVDHQDYTLKLENGKLLIIKDAFFSTLSKGESYLNENQIPEEVLRAVNPFIIEKDIPVIFGTDKFEVTEEEVICGIDIFASSYFMLSRWEEYVNRRRDFHNRFSAKSSVAYKNNFLDRPIVNEYVEMLWNILESLGIEQERKERAFRFIPTHDIDHLRYWKGPYSLLRSLASSLKKKEFKQIPIKITDYLLTKTGKKKDPYDTFEEIMSISESQDIQSRFYFMTGGNSKFDEKYNIDNKMFVNLIESINERGHIIGIHPSYNTYTSVEMWSNEKRLLESIYSNSIIEGRQHYLRIAMPETLNIWEDNKMKVDSTLGYADYSGFRCGVCYEFPVFDFLNKKELNIKERPLIVMEGTLINYNKLTPKEVYLQTSELIKTVKRYDGDFVYLWHNSSYHINGWEDYKQVYYNILKNYKKI; from the coding sequence ATGCTAGAAATTTCGATACCTAACTCGTATAAAGAAGAAAGAAATTATATTATTAAAGTGTTACTAGAAGAGTTTTTAGGTTTAAAAATGAAAATTTTTTATGTGGATCATCAGGATTATACTTTGAAATTAGAGAATGGAAAACTTTTAATTATAAAGGATGCTTTTTTTTCAACTTTATCTAAGGGAGAAAGTTATTTAAATGAGAACCAAATTCCTGAAGAAGTACTGAGAGCAGTTAATCCATTTATCATTGAAAAAGATATTCCGGTTATCTTTGGTACAGATAAATTTGAAGTAACTGAGGAAGAGGTTATATGCGGTATTGATATTTTTGCATCTTCATATTTTATGCTATCTAGATGGGAGGAATACGTCAATAGAAGACGTGATTTTCATAACCGTTTCTCAGCAAAATCTAGTGTTGCATATAAAAATAACTTTCTAGATAGACCTATAGTAAATGAATATGTAGAAATGCTTTGGAATATTTTGGAATCATTGGGAATAGAGCAAGAAAGAAAAGAAAGAGCATTTCGATTTATACCGACACATGATATAGATCATTTACGATATTGGAAAGGGCCTTATTCATTATTAAGAAGCTTAGCTAGTAGCTTAAAGAAAAAGGAATTCAAGCAAATTCCAATAAAAATTACTGATTACCTATTAACTAAGACTGGAAAGAAAAAGGATCCATACGATACATTTGAGGAGATAATGAGCATATCCGAAAGTCAAGATATTCAGTCTAGGTTTTATTTCATGACAGGTGGAAATAGTAAATTTGATGAGAAATATAATATTGATAACAAGATGTTTGTAAATCTCATAGAAAGTATTAACGAGAGAGGCCATATAATAGGTATTCATCCAAGTTATAATACATATACATCAGTAGAAATGTGGTCTAATGAAAAAAGGCTACTTGAAAGTATCTATAGCAATTCCATTATTGAAGGAAGACAACATTATTTACGTATTGCTATGCCAGAAACTTTAAATATATGGGAAGATAACAAAATGAAAGTTGATTCTACACTTGGTTATGCAGATTATTCAGGTTTTAGATGTGGCGTTTGCTATGAATTTCCTGTTTTTGACTTTTTGAATAAAAAAGAATTAAATATTAAAGAACGTCCTTTAATAGTAATGGAAGGAACCCTAATAAATTATAACAAATTGACTCCTAAAGAGGTTTATTTGCAAACTAGTGAATTGATTAAAACAGTAAAAAGGTATGATGGTGATTTTGTGTATTTATGGCATAATTCTAGTTATCATATCAATGGTTGGGAAGATTATAAGCAGGTCTACTATAATATTTTAAAAAATTATAAAAAAATATGA
- a CDS encoding response regulator transcription factor, which yields MIHVLIVENQRLLRDGIEAIIERTDDIKVIGAVDNGEIAIKQMEHLKPDIVIMDIQLPQMGGIRTTKHIKEKYPEVSVILLTSKVDDCVISGINAGADGFLVKALYAERLLEAIRIAYRGEPVLSGEVARMLASRIRELTMNNKQIFTLRLERLGYSFTKREIDIAFLLKDNYTNQQIANKLFLGEGTVKNYISEIYNKLNIRNRAKVVEFFCNVIR from the coding sequence GTGATACATGTTCTCATTGTAGAAAATCAGAGGTTACTCCGAGATGGCATTGAAGCCATTATCGAGAGAACGGACGATATAAAAGTTATCGGGGCAGTGGATAACGGAGAAATTGCGATCAAGCAGATGGAACACCTTAAACCGGATATTGTCATCATGGATATTCAACTGCCGCAAATGGGCGGGATTCGTACCACGAAACATATAAAAGAGAAGTATCCTGAAGTAAGTGTGATTTTACTTACATCAAAAGTGGATGATTGCGTTATTTCGGGAATTAATGCTGGGGCAGATGGCTTTCTAGTAAAAGCGTTGTATGCTGAGCGCTTGCTGGAAGCCATTCGAATCGCCTATCGCGGAGAACCAGTTCTCTCAGGTGAAGTAGCCCGTATGCTTGCCAGCAGAATACGTGAATTGACGATGAATAATAAGCAAATATTTACATTACGACTAGAACGTTTAGGCTATTCTTTTACGAAGCGTGAGATTGATATTGCATTTTTATTAAAGGACAACTATACGAACCAGCAAATTGCCAACAAGCTTTTTCTTGGCGAAGGTACGGTGAAAAATTATATTAGTGAGATCTACAATAAACTGAATATACGCAATCGCGCAAAGGTTGTCGAATTTTTCTGTAATGTTATCAGGTGA